The Tigriopus californicus strain San Diego chromosome 5, Tcal_SD_v2.1, whole genome shotgun sequence genome includes a region encoding these proteins:
- the LOC131880069 gene encoding WD repeat-containing protein 86-like: MAPRETDVGSQTPKRLNRFTRFTKSLTLGRKMKKKREGKMVETLDGHYDGINCMALNVDESILITGSEDKSARVWMIGDEDEEEEMFEDKCLGVLEGHNGYITCVSVLDHFVYTGSADATIKKWDLITCECLYTYKGHNSKIHKILVTDELIFSTSHDRTARVWYNKAEDHPKPCIRTFKGHGHAVYPLIYLPYMSEANEEEDNDRAEDELIHPSDLLITGSADTSIKIWNLFSGECLKTLRNHTGSIIAMSTDPKGKVLYTCGSDSFIKYWDIKTGKQIKSIDAHRSAIVCMHINHRLMYTGSQDGVGKSWVTEFGDNTVNYTGHSMSVTVMKFFKGLLITGCGDGVIRCFDARSGYLLRTFSGHPGAIIAIQTAGDKIYSATTDGTVRVFDVDWKFVKAYLAVLSGEVENVLGEEQELFSDEEPEEEEEEKMAVPLVDPNVEEPEEDVPEENLLEELEESENDGANDGEDKEEGDEEGNKEEGPEEGEEEQQNEEETKDDELDVLESELLAL, from the exons ATGGCACCTCGTGAAACAGACGTTGGTTCACAGACTCCCAAGCGATTGAATCGTTTCACCCGGTTCACCAAGTCGCTCACTTTGG GTcggaagatgaagaaaaagcgcGAGGGTAAAATGGTGGAAACCCTGGATGGGCATTATGACGGAATCAATTGCATGGCCTTGAACGTGGACGAGAGCATTTTAATCACCGGATCCGAGGATAAGAGTGCTAGAGTCTGGATGATTGGcgacgaggatgaagaggaggaaatgTTCGAGGACAAATGTTTGGGAGTTCTGGA AGGCCACAATGGCTACATCACATGTGTGTCCGTCTTGGACCACTTTGTTTATACGGGATCGGCTGATGCGACCATAAAAAAATGGGATCTCATCACCTGCGAGTGTCTCTACACGTACAAGGGACATAATTCCAAGATACACAA GATATTGGTCACAGATGAGCTAATCTTTTCCACCTCACATGATCGCACAGCACGGGTTTGGTACAACAAGGCAGAGGATCACCCCAAGCCTTGCATCAGGACCTTCAAG GGCCACGGTCACGCCGTCTACCCACTTATCTATTTGCCGTATATGAGTGAGGCCAACGAGGAAGAAGACAATGACAGAGCGGAAGATGAATTGATTCATCCATCGGATTTGCTCATCACAGGCTCAGCTGACACCAGCATCAAAATCTGGAATCTCTTCAGCGGCGAGTGCCTCAAG ACGCTGAGGAACCATACGGGGTCAATAATCGCTATGTCCACCGATCCGAAGGGAAAAGTTCTCTACACCTGTGGCTCGGACTCATTTATCAAATACTGGGACATCAAGACAGGGAAACAAATCAAG AGTATTGACGCTCATCGATCAGCCATCGTGTGCATGCATATCAATCATCGACTCATGTACACCGGATCCCAAGATGGTGTAGGTAAAAGCTGGGTCACCGAGTTTGGCGACAACACCGTCAACTACACTGGCCACTCCATGTCAGTGACTGTCATGAAGTTCTTCAAAGGATTGT TGATAACCGGATGTGGTGATGGGGTGATTCGTTGCTTCGACGCCAGATCGGGGTATTTGTTGCGCACCTTCTCTGGTCACCCTGGAGCCATAATTGCCATCCAGACCGCAGGGGACAAGATATATTCCGCCACCACCGATGGAACCGTTCGGGTGTTTGATGTGGATTGGAAATTCGTCAA GGCCTATTTGGCCGTTCTGTCGGGAGAAGTGGAGAATGTATTAGGCGAGGAGCAGGAGCTCTTCTCCGATGAAGAgcctgaagaagaagaggaagagaaaatGGCCGTTCCACTTGTGGACCCTAACGTGGAAGAGCCCGAAGAAGACGTCCCAGAAGAGAATTTGCTCGAGGAATTGGAGGAGAGCGAAAATGATGGAGCAAATGATGGGGAGGACAAAGAAGAGGGGGATGAAGAGGGGAACAAGGAGGAAGGGCCTgaggaaggagaggaggaacaacaaaatgaagaggagACGAAGGACGACGAATTGGATGTGCTCGAAAGCGAACTTCTAGCTCTATGA
- the LOC131881428 gene encoding alanine--tRNA ligase, cytoplasmic-like isoform X1, with protein MSARAPPPTQASEVRQAFMDFFKHSHKHTYWHSSSTIPLDDPTLLFTNAGMCQFKPIFVGSVDPNVDMAKLSRACNSQKCIRAGGKHNDLDDVGKDVYHHTFFEMLGNWSFGDYFKTEICTWAWEFLTEVCQLPKDRLYVTYFGGEASANLEPDLECKNLWLSLGVPESKILPGNMKDNFWEMGDTGPCGPCSEIHYDRIGGRDAAHLVNMDDPDVLEIWNLVFMQFNREQDKSLKSLPRKHIDCGMGFERLVSVLQNKRSNYDTDIFVPIFEAIQKATGVPAYQGKLGSEDPDKLDMAYRVIADHIRTLTIALADGGRPDNVGRGYVLRRILRRAIRFATEKLDAKPGFLSGLVDEVVQLLGDSFPELKKDPQSTKDIIDEEEIQFLKTLSRGRKLLDRTIAKLPEGTKVLPGDIAWRLYDTYGFPVDLTELMSEERGLKVDLEAYEVAKQAAQLASQGISGTVEDKLALDVHAITELNDKSVEPTDDLPKYAYHAESDDPKANYVFEACQGKVVALRKDKKFVDMVENEECGVLLDRTCFYAESGGQIFDEGFMVKEGDESVEFKVKNVQVRAGYVLHQGHIEGQLKVGEVLNLQIDAIRRKNVMNNHTGTHILNFALLASLDCEPEQRGSLVAPDKLRFDFTAKKALTIEQVKKVETKANEMIARNEEVFAKESPLAVAKAILGLRAVFDETYPDPVRVVSVGVPVETMEADPSSPAGCKTSVEFCGGTHLKRSGHTGHFIVASEEAIAKGIRRIIALTGPEAVKAIQKAQLLQSQMESVKATIQDAKSSLSQKEMVKLITDLTEDINSATIPYLRKYEMRNELKTVKQTIDDKDRARKAALMTVVVDFSKALLTLNPHLPYLVYELNACAQNKVLDGALKQVKAITPNMPAMFFSADPDDGKILCMAQVPKEVIAKGLKANEWCQQVQSLIDGKGGGKPENAQASGSNVSGLKEAMKAAETYAQSKLGVSPPEIKLPGSGDTMAHKLKTRDDDPLRNETQEESSPIRLKCIDSTPSLAIIEVVCQYMNIPLQKLPSTNGEPLQLEIAPSSILTHSIPIALFLCSNSKLGDGYLPNDPSLILQWMNFARDTVHNTMCSICSTSTEQQQQQQQQQQQQQQRQQQDQPPRSTCSTATSLAVDLMETMNGVLRDSTYLVGERLSLADVFMAIEFLPLCQNAGSECSRERFPNLLRWLNTCIHRKEFVRVLGNIPRLS; from the exons ATGTCCGCCCGCGCCCCGCCCCCGACTCAGGCCTCTGAGGTACGTCAGGCTTTCATGGATTTCTTCAAGCACAGCCACAAGCACACCTATTGGCACTCGTCATCCACCATTCCCCTGGATGACCCCACGTTGCTCTTCACCAATGCTGGCATGTGTCAATTCAAGCCCATCTTTGTGGGCTCCGTGGATCCCAATGTGGACATGGCCAA ATTAAGCCGAGCTTGCAATTCTCAAAAGTGCATCCGTGCTGGTGGAAAGCATAACGATTTGGACGACGTGGGCAAAGATGTCTACCATCATACATTCTTCGAGATGTTGGGAAATTGGTCCTTTGGCGATTACTTCAAGACCGAGATTTGCACCTGGGCCTGGGAATTCCTCACGGAG GTCTGCCAATTGCCCAAAGATCGCTTGTACGTAACCTATTTCGGAGGCGAGGCTTCGGCCAATCTGGAACCCGATCTGGAGTGCAAGAACCTTTGGCTCAGTTTGGGCGTGCCCGAGTCCAAGATCTTGCCTGGGAATATGAAGGACAACTTCTGGGAAATGGGCGACACCGGACCGTGCGGACCGTGTTCTGAGATCCACTATGATCGGATCGGGGGCCGAGATGCGGCTCATTTGGTGAACATGGATGATCCGGATGTGCTCGAGATCTGGAATCTTGTGTTCATGCAATTCAATCGGGAACAAGATAAATCACTCAAGTCCCTTCCCAGGAAGCATATCGATTGTGGAATGGGTTTCGAGCGGCTCGTGTCCGTCCTTCAAAACAAACGCTCCAACTATGATACCGATATATTCGTCCCCATCTTTGAGGCCATTCAAAAAGCCACGGGGGTTCCTGCCTACCAAGGGAAATTGGGGTCCGAGGACCCCGACAAACTGGACATGGCCTACCGGGTGATTGCCGATCATATTCGAACTTTGACCATTGCCTTGGCCGATGGGGGTCGACCGGACAATGTGGGTCGCGGATACGTTCTGAGACGGATTCTACGACGAGCCATTCGATTTGCCACCGAGAAACTGGACGCCAAACCGGGATTCTTATCGGGTTTGGTGGATGAGGTCGTTCAATTATTGGGCGATTCATTCCCCGAGCTCAAGAAAGATCCCCAGAGCACCAAAGACATCATCGACGAGGAGGAGATTCAGTTTTTGAAGACCCTGAGTCGCGGTCGGAAGCTGCTCGATCGCACCATTGCCAAATTGCCCGAGGGCACCAAGGTCTTGCCTGGGGACATTGCTTGGCGATTATACGATACCTATGGTTTCCCAGTGGATCTGACTGAACTCATGTCCGAGGAAAGGGGTCTCAAAGTGGACTTGGAGGCCTATGAAGTGGCCAAACAAGCCGCTCAATTAGCCAGTCAAGGCATCTCTGGCACTGTCGAGGACAAACTTGCCCTGGACGTGCATGCCATTACTGAACTAAATGACAAGTCGGTCGAACCCACTGACGATCTGCCCAAATATGCTTACCATGCCGAGAGTGACGATCCCAAGGCCAACTATGTGTTCGAAGCCTGTCAAGGAAAGGTGGTTGCTTTGAGGAAGGACAAGAAGTTTGTGGACATGGTCGAAAATGAGGAATGTGGAGTACTCTTGGACCGGACTTGCTTTTACGCCGAATCCGGTGGACAAATCTTCGATGAAGGTTTCATGGTCAAAGAGGGAGACGAGTCCGTGGAGTTCAAGGTGAAGAACGTCCAGGTTCGCGCTGGCTACGTCCTTCATCAAGGTCACATCGAAGGCCAGCTCAAAGTCGGAGAAGTGTTGAACCTACAAATCGATGCCATTAGGCGAAAGAACGTGATGAACAATCACACGGGAACTCACATCCTTAACTTTGCTCTGCTAGCCTCTTTGGATTGCGAACCCGAGCAACGAGGCTCATTGGTTGCCCCAGATAAGTTGAGGTTCGACTTCACGGCCAAAAAGGCATTGACCATTGAGCAGGTCAAGAAGGTCGAGACCAAGGCCAACGAGATGATTGCCAGGAACGAGGAGGTCTTTGCCAAAGAGTCTCCTCTAGCCGTTGCCAAGGCCATCCTGGGTCTTCGAGCCGTGTTTGACGAGACCTATCCCGATCCCGTACGTGTAGTTAGCGTGGGAGTCCCTGTGGAAACCATGGAAGCGGATCCCTCCAGTCCTGCCGGGTGCAAGACCTCGGTCGAGTTCTGTGGAGGCACTCATCTGAAGCGATCCGGACACACGGGACACTTCATCGTGGCCTCGGAAGAAGCCATCGCCAAAGGCATCCGACGGATCATTGCCCTCACCGGACCCGAAGCTGTGAAGGCCATCCAAAAGGCTCAATTACTCCAAAGCCAAATGGAGTCGGTCAAGGCGACCATCCAAGATGCCAAAAGCTCGCTCAGCCAAAAGGAGATGGTCAAGTTGATCACCGATCTGACGGAGGATATCAACTCAGCTACGATCCCGTATTTGCGCAAATATGAGATGAGAAACGAACTCAAGACCGTCAAACAGACCATTGACGACAAGGATCGTGCTCGGAAGGCGGCTTTGATGACGGTAGTGGTCGACTTTTCGAAAGCTCTTCTCACCTTGAACCCTCATCTACCGTATCTGGTTTATGAGCTCAATGCCTGCGCTCAAAACAAGGTCTTGGATGGGGCCTTGAAGCAGGTGAAAGCCATCACGCCCAACATGCCGGCCATGTTCTTTTCGGCCGACCCAGACGACGGTAAGATCCTCTGTATGGCCCAAGTGCCGAAAGAGGTGATTGCCAAAGGTCTCAAGGCCAATGAGTGGTGCCAACAAGTGCAGAGCCTGATCGACGGTAAAGGAGGTGGGAAGCCTGAAAACGCCCAAGCCAGTGGATCTAACGTAAGCGGCCTGAAAGAAGCCATGAAGGCCGCCGAAACCTATGCCCAAAGCAAATTGGGCGTGTCCCCACCCGAAATCAAGCTTCCCGGAAGTGGAGACAC aaTGGCACACAAACTCAAAACTCGTGATGACGATCCACTGAGGAACGAAACCCAGGAAGAGTCGTCGCCCATCCGTCTCAAGTGTATCGACAGTACTCCTTCCTTAGCCATTATCGAGGTAGTATGTCAATACATGAATATCCCGCTCCAAAAATTACCGTCCACCAACGGCGAACCGCTTCAACTCGAGATCGCGCCCAGTTCCATTCTGACTCATTCGATTCCAATTGCGCTCTTCTTATGCAGCAATTCCAAACTCGGAGATGGGTATCTGCCCAATGATCCAAGTTTGATCCTCCAATGGATGAATTTTGCCCGGGACACGGTCCATAATACAATGTGCTCAATCTGTTCCACCTCGACggagcagcagcagcaacagcaacagcaacaacaacagcaacaacaacgacaacaacaggATCAGCCGCCTCGTTCCACGTGTTCCACGGCAACAAGTTTGGCCGTGGATCTGATGGAGACCATGAATGGTGTTCTGAGAGATTCCACGTATCTAGTTGGCGAACGGCTCTCTTTGGCGGATGTGTTCATGGCCATTGAATTTCTACCATTGTGCCAAAATGCTGGATCGGAATGTAGTCGAGAGCGATTTCCCAATCTCCTACGATGGCTCAATACGTGTATCCATCGGAAGGAATTCGTTCGAGTTCTGGGAAACATTCCTCGATTGTCTTGA
- the LOC131881428 gene encoding alanine--tRNA ligase, cytoplasmic-like isoform X2, which produces MSARAPPPTQASEVRQAFMDFFKHSHKHTYWHSSSTIPLDDPTLLFTNAGMCQFKPIFVGSVDPNVDMAKLSRACNSQKCIRAGGKHNDLDDVGKDVYHHTFFEMLGNWSFGDYFKTEICTWAWEFLTEVCQLPKDRLYVTYFGGEASANLEPDLECKNLWLSLGVPESKILPGNMKDNFWEMGDTGPCGPCSEIHYDRIGGRDAAHLVNMDDPDVLEIWNLVFMQFNREQDKSLKSLPRKHIDCGMGFERLVSVLQNKRSNYDTDIFVPIFEAIQKATGVPAYQGKLGSEDPDKLDMAYRVIADHIRTLTIALADGGRPDNVGRGYVLRRILRRAIRFATEKLDAKPGFLSGLVDEVVQLLGDSFPELKKDPQSTKDIIDEEEIQFLKTLSRGRKLLDRTIAKLPEGTKVLPGDIAWRLYDTYGFPVDLTELMSEERGLKVDLEAYEVAKQAAQLASQGISGTVEDKLALDVHAITELNDKSVEPTDDLPKYAYHAESDDPKANYVFEACQGKVVALRKDKKFVDMVENEECGVLLDRTCFYAESGGQIFDEGFMVKEGDESVEFKVKNVQVRAGYVLHQGHIEGQLKVGEVLNLQIDAIRRKNVMNNHTGTHILNFALLASLDCEPEQRGSLVAPDKLRFDFTAKKALTIEQVKKVETKANEMIARNEEVFAKESPLAVAKAILGLRAVFDETYPDPVRVVSVGVPVETMEADPSSPAGCKTSVEFCGGTHLKRSGHTGHFIVASEEAIAKGIRRIIALTGPEAVKAIQKAQLLQSQMESVKATIQDAKSSLSQKEMVKLITDLTEDINSATIPYLRKYEMRNELKTVKQTIDDKDRARKAALMTVVVDFSKALLTLNPHLPYLVYELNACAQNKVLDGALKQVKAITPNMPAMFFSADPDDGKILCMAQVPKEVIAKGLKANEWCQQVQSLIDGKGGGKPENAQASGSNVSGLKEAMKAAETYAQSKLGVSPPEIKLPGSGDTMAHKLKTRDDDPLRNETQEESSPIRLKCIDSTPSLAIIEQFQTRRWVSAQ; this is translated from the exons ATGTCCGCCCGCGCCCCGCCCCCGACTCAGGCCTCTGAGGTACGTCAGGCTTTCATGGATTTCTTCAAGCACAGCCACAAGCACACCTATTGGCACTCGTCATCCACCATTCCCCTGGATGACCCCACGTTGCTCTTCACCAATGCTGGCATGTGTCAATTCAAGCCCATCTTTGTGGGCTCCGTGGATCCCAATGTGGACATGGCCAA ATTAAGCCGAGCTTGCAATTCTCAAAAGTGCATCCGTGCTGGTGGAAAGCATAACGATTTGGACGACGTGGGCAAAGATGTCTACCATCATACATTCTTCGAGATGTTGGGAAATTGGTCCTTTGGCGATTACTTCAAGACCGAGATTTGCACCTGGGCCTGGGAATTCCTCACGGAG GTCTGCCAATTGCCCAAAGATCGCTTGTACGTAACCTATTTCGGAGGCGAGGCTTCGGCCAATCTGGAACCCGATCTGGAGTGCAAGAACCTTTGGCTCAGTTTGGGCGTGCCCGAGTCCAAGATCTTGCCTGGGAATATGAAGGACAACTTCTGGGAAATGGGCGACACCGGACCGTGCGGACCGTGTTCTGAGATCCACTATGATCGGATCGGGGGCCGAGATGCGGCTCATTTGGTGAACATGGATGATCCGGATGTGCTCGAGATCTGGAATCTTGTGTTCATGCAATTCAATCGGGAACAAGATAAATCACTCAAGTCCCTTCCCAGGAAGCATATCGATTGTGGAATGGGTTTCGAGCGGCTCGTGTCCGTCCTTCAAAACAAACGCTCCAACTATGATACCGATATATTCGTCCCCATCTTTGAGGCCATTCAAAAAGCCACGGGGGTTCCTGCCTACCAAGGGAAATTGGGGTCCGAGGACCCCGACAAACTGGACATGGCCTACCGGGTGATTGCCGATCATATTCGAACTTTGACCATTGCCTTGGCCGATGGGGGTCGACCGGACAATGTGGGTCGCGGATACGTTCTGAGACGGATTCTACGACGAGCCATTCGATTTGCCACCGAGAAACTGGACGCCAAACCGGGATTCTTATCGGGTTTGGTGGATGAGGTCGTTCAATTATTGGGCGATTCATTCCCCGAGCTCAAGAAAGATCCCCAGAGCACCAAAGACATCATCGACGAGGAGGAGATTCAGTTTTTGAAGACCCTGAGTCGCGGTCGGAAGCTGCTCGATCGCACCATTGCCAAATTGCCCGAGGGCACCAAGGTCTTGCCTGGGGACATTGCTTGGCGATTATACGATACCTATGGTTTCCCAGTGGATCTGACTGAACTCATGTCCGAGGAAAGGGGTCTCAAAGTGGACTTGGAGGCCTATGAAGTGGCCAAACAAGCCGCTCAATTAGCCAGTCAAGGCATCTCTGGCACTGTCGAGGACAAACTTGCCCTGGACGTGCATGCCATTACTGAACTAAATGACAAGTCGGTCGAACCCACTGACGATCTGCCCAAATATGCTTACCATGCCGAGAGTGACGATCCCAAGGCCAACTATGTGTTCGAAGCCTGTCAAGGAAAGGTGGTTGCTTTGAGGAAGGACAAGAAGTTTGTGGACATGGTCGAAAATGAGGAATGTGGAGTACTCTTGGACCGGACTTGCTTTTACGCCGAATCCGGTGGACAAATCTTCGATGAAGGTTTCATGGTCAAAGAGGGAGACGAGTCCGTGGAGTTCAAGGTGAAGAACGTCCAGGTTCGCGCTGGCTACGTCCTTCATCAAGGTCACATCGAAGGCCAGCTCAAAGTCGGAGAAGTGTTGAACCTACAAATCGATGCCATTAGGCGAAAGAACGTGATGAACAATCACACGGGAACTCACATCCTTAACTTTGCTCTGCTAGCCTCTTTGGATTGCGAACCCGAGCAACGAGGCTCATTGGTTGCCCCAGATAAGTTGAGGTTCGACTTCACGGCCAAAAAGGCATTGACCATTGAGCAGGTCAAGAAGGTCGAGACCAAGGCCAACGAGATGATTGCCAGGAACGAGGAGGTCTTTGCCAAAGAGTCTCCTCTAGCCGTTGCCAAGGCCATCCTGGGTCTTCGAGCCGTGTTTGACGAGACCTATCCCGATCCCGTACGTGTAGTTAGCGTGGGAGTCCCTGTGGAAACCATGGAAGCGGATCCCTCCAGTCCTGCCGGGTGCAAGACCTCGGTCGAGTTCTGTGGAGGCACTCATCTGAAGCGATCCGGACACACGGGACACTTCATCGTGGCCTCGGAAGAAGCCATCGCCAAAGGCATCCGACGGATCATTGCCCTCACCGGACCCGAAGCTGTGAAGGCCATCCAAAAGGCTCAATTACTCCAAAGCCAAATGGAGTCGGTCAAGGCGACCATCCAAGATGCCAAAAGCTCGCTCAGCCAAAAGGAGATGGTCAAGTTGATCACCGATCTGACGGAGGATATCAACTCAGCTACGATCCCGTATTTGCGCAAATATGAGATGAGAAACGAACTCAAGACCGTCAAACAGACCATTGACGACAAGGATCGTGCTCGGAAGGCGGCTTTGATGACGGTAGTGGTCGACTTTTCGAAAGCTCTTCTCACCTTGAACCCTCATCTACCGTATCTGGTTTATGAGCTCAATGCCTGCGCTCAAAACAAGGTCTTGGATGGGGCCTTGAAGCAGGTGAAAGCCATCACGCCCAACATGCCGGCCATGTTCTTTTCGGCCGACCCAGACGACGGTAAGATCCTCTGTATGGCCCAAGTGCCGAAAGAGGTGATTGCCAAAGGTCTCAAGGCCAATGAGTGGTGCCAACAAGTGCAGAGCCTGATCGACGGTAAAGGAGGTGGGAAGCCTGAAAACGCCCAAGCCAGTGGATCTAACGTAAGCGGCCTGAAAGAAGCCATGAAGGCCGCCGAAACCTATGCCCAAAGCAAATTGGGCGTGTCCCCACCCGAAATCAAGCTTCCCGGAAGTGGAGACAC aaTGGCACACAAACTCAAAACTCGTGATGACGATCCACTGAGGAACGAAACCCAGGAAGAGTCGTCGCCCATCCGTCTCAAGTGTATCGACAGTACTCCTTCCTTAGCCATTATCGAG CAATTCCAAACTCGGAGATGGGTATCTGCCCAATGA
- the LOC131881432 gene encoding polycomb group RING finger protein 3-like — protein sequence MDDPMEKRCLLRDLNEMITCKICQGYLIDATTVTECLHTFCKSCIVKHLEDANTCPECEDLIHQSHPLDYIAFDRTMQDLVYKIVPQLEKAEYDRERAFYAERGLPCPKDQMAEENEEQKKAQEEQQMTPDANTNMDFHRFDEQVNLLLECPAGSATPKGGLKRKYIRCSSLATVTHLKKFIAKKLLNSMERYKDVDITCNDEPLYKDHTLKFVYVTRWRTKDPPMKLTFTPNAPEPAPALL from the coding sequence ATGGACGACCCGATGGAGAAGCGCTGTCTCCTGCGGGACCTGAACGAGATGATCACGTGCAAGATTTGCCAGGGCTATCTGATCGACGCCACCACGGTCACCGAGTGTCTGCACACCTTCTGCAAGAGCTGCATTGTCAAACACCTGGAGGACGCCAACACGTGTCCGGAATGCGAGGACCTGATCCACCAGTCCCACCCGCTGGACTACATCGCCTTCGATCGCACCATGCAGGACCTGGTCTACAAGATCGTGCCGCAGTTGGAGAAGGCCGAATACGACCGGGAACGGGCCTTCTACGCCGAGCGAGGCCTACCCTGTCCCAAGGACCAAATGGCCGAGGAGAACGAGGAGCAGAAGAAGGCCCAGGAGGAGCAACAGATGACGCCCGACGCCAATACCAACATGGATTTCCACCGATTTGACGAGCAGGTCAATTTGTTGCTCGAGTGTCCGGCCGGGAGTGCCACGCCCAAGGGCGGACTCAAACGCAAGTATATTCGCTGTTCCTCCTTGGCCACGGTCACGCATTTGAAGAAGTTCATCGCCAAGAAGCTACTCAACTCCATGGAGCGTTACAAAGACGTGGACATTACGTGCAATGACGAGCCGCTCTACAAGGATCACACGCTCAAATTCGTGTACGTCACCCGTTGGCGCACCAAAGACCCGCCCATGAAGCTGACCTTCACGCCCAACGCACCCGAACCCGCGCCCGCCCTATTATAA
- the LOC131881431 gene encoding BTB/POZ domain-containing protein KCTD9-like — MVRVIVKAHWFPNSKGVVIQPNEIEHIDQFCSRLSAIFKRPVEQIWTQSNTTNNPTWIEIVDGSFIRDDDEIFVKGRDDPLPDESQSRNLAKWVHLNVGGRTFMTCKSTINLRAPESMLARMFQSEEMGAIPPGPKDSQQAILIDREPEYFGPILNFLRTGTICLNDGVNAEGVLQEAKFFGIDDAVPLLEEMILQQKQNPDDQPLTRRDIIAALTTASTDTVLRFQGLNMAGADLSRLDLRHINFKYANLRGANLSGANLSWCNLERADLSEAQLSGAQMLGVKMICANLERATMRECNFDDPAGTSATLEGANLKGANLNESHMNRVILRVATLKNATMKDCDLCSAVLAGADLEFCDLSGSDLCGANLRGANLKDTILALMQTPLHMSQTIR, encoded by the exons ATGGTGAGAGTGATTGTGAAAGCCCATTGGTTTCCTAATAGCAAAGGCGTGGTCATTCAACCCAATGAGATCGAGCACATTGACCAATTCTGCTCTCGATTAAGTGCCATTTTCAAGCGCCCCGTGGAACAAATTTGGACCCAATCCAACACGACCAACAACCCCACCTGGATTGAAATCGTGGACGGGTCCTTCATAAG AGATGATGACGAGATCTTTGTCAAAGGCCGGGATGACCCTTTGCCGGATGAGTCACAAAGTCGGAACTTGGCCAAATGGGTCCACTTGAATGTGGGTGGACGGACATTTATGACGTGCAAATCCACCATCAATCTCCGAGCTCCCGAGTCCATGTTGGCCCGGATGTTCCAATCCGAAGAAATGGGCGCCATTCCGCCCGGTCCCAAAGATTCCCAACAGGCCATCCTCATCGATCGAGAACCCGAATATTTTGGTCCCATTCTGAATTTCCTCAGAACCGGAACGATCTGTCTAAATGACGGGGTTAATGCCGAGG GTGTTTTACAAGAAGCCAAGTTCTTCGGGATTGACGACGCCGTGCCATTATTAGaagaaatgattttgcaacaaaaacagAATCCGGATGACCAGCCTTTAACTCGGCGAGATATCATAGCTGCATTAACCACGGCTTCAACCGACACGGTGTTGCGATTTCAAGGGCTGAACATGGCCGGGGCCGATTTGTCCCGTTTGGATCTCCGACACATCAACTTCAAATACGCCAATCTCCGAGGAGCCAACCTATCGGGGGCCAATTTGTCTTGGTGCAATTTGGAACGGGCAGACCTATCCGAAGCCCAATTGAGCGGGGCGCAAATGTTGGGCGTCAAAATGATTTGCGCCAACTTGGAGCGAGCCACCATGAGAGAGTGTAACTTCGACGATCCTGCTGGAACCTCCGCCACTTTGGAGG GCGCTAATTTGAAAGGAGCCAACTTGAACGAGAGTCACATGAATCGAGTCATTCTTCGCGTGGCCACCTTAAAAAACGCCACCATGAAAGATTGCGATTTATGCTCGGCCGTTTTAGCCGGAGCCGATCTCGAG TTTTGCGATCTGTCGGGTAGTGATTTATGCGGGGCCAATCTGCGGGGCGCCAACCTGAAGGACACGATCCTGGCCTTGATGCAAACGCCTCTGCACATGTCGCAAACCATTCGGTGA